The Chroicocephalus ridibundus chromosome 2, bChrRid1.1, whole genome shotgun sequence genome includes a region encoding these proteins:
- the PAG1 gene encoding phosphoprotein associated with glycosphingolipid-enriched microdomains 1: MGPEGGFVGSGQVHVVLWGSLAAMTTLLFLTFLIFLCSSCNREKKAKHQNGDHENLMNVPSDKEVFSHSITSSATEPPPSSDQNGALSNGEVLSEDSTTACIQPYEEVQTSVSDLLDPQDSLGKSIKCHQSRELPSIPPNTTMETIISARNAENDQGLGMEGPYEVLKDSSSQENIVEDCLYETVKEIKDVGAVASMEGSCNSKSKASLMVSEGQNQIPECRIESAEYASVDRNKKSRQSANSESPLDNTPDVEDELPPPVPMKLLDENENVQEKEVEEEEVTEGASKPEKRLSSMSYKSREEDPSLTEDEISAMYSSVSKPGQAMKALDSPYTCIQEIVSQRSPSICSGLYASVKDFENTLNTTTVPQSADRPNGELEPDYEAIQSVSQEEDRTLSVPNTNHAALSGENDYESIGDLQHHREFTRL; the protein is encoded by the exons ATGGGGCCAGAGGGTGGTTTCGTAGGCAGCGGCCAGGTCCACGTCGTCCTGTGGGGAAGTTTGGCAGCCATGACAACGCTCTTGTTCCTCaccttcctcatcttcctctgctccagctgcaACAG GGAAAAGAAGGCCAAACATCAGAACGGAGATCATGAAAATCTGATGAATGTG CCTTCCGACAAGGAGGTGTTCAGCCACTCCATCACAAGTTCGGCTACAGAGCCCCCTCCGAGCAGCGACCAGAACGGGGCACTCAGCAATGGCGAGG TACTCTCAGAGGACAGCACAACTGCCTGTATCCAGCCTTATGAAGAAGTACAGACATCCGTCTCTGATCTGCTAGATCCACAGGATAGTCTTGGAAAGTCTATAAAATGTCACCAGAGCCGGGAATTACCCAGTATTCCGCCTAACACCACCATGGAAACCATCATCTCAgctagaaatgcagaaaatgatCAAGGTCTTGGAATGGAAGGGCCTTACGAAGTCTTGAAAGACAGTTCCTCTCAGGAGAACATAGTTGAAGACTGCTTGTATGAAACTGTGAAGGAAATTAAAGATGTTGGAGCAGTAGCCAGCATGGAAGGGAGCTGTAACAGCAAATCAAAGGCTTCGCTGATGGTTTCTGAAGGTCAGAATCAGATTCCTGAGTGCAGAATTGAATCAGCAGAATACGCATCTGTTGACCGAAATAAAAAAAGTCGCCAAAGTGCTAATTCAGAAAGCCCTCTTGACAACACACCAGATGTAGAGGATGAGCTTCCCCCTCCAGTACCCATGAAACTTcttgatgaaaatgaaaatgtgcaagaaaaagaagtggaagaagaAGAAGTGACAGAAGGAGCAAGTAAACCAGAGAAG AGGCTTAGTTCGATGTCTTACAAGTCTCGAGAGGAAGATCCATCTCTTACAGAAGATGAG ATCTCAGCCATGTACTCGTCGGTGAGTAAGCCGGGGCAGGCCATGAAGGCACTGGATTCTCCTTACACCTGTATTCAAGAAATTGTATCCCAGAGGTCCCCGTCTATTTGCAGCGGCCTCTATGCAAGTGTGAAGGACTTTGAAAACACCCTAAATACTACCACTGTGCCTCAGTCAGCAGACAGACCAAACGGGGAGCTGGAGCCTGACTACGAAGCTATCCAGTCTGTGAGCCAAGAAGAAGACAGGACCTTGTCTGTGCCTAACACAAACCACGCTGCTCTTTCAGGAGAGAATGACTATGAGAGCATAGGGGACTTGCAGCACCACAGGGAATTCACCAGACTTTAA